A genomic stretch from Phycisphaerae bacterium includes:
- a CDS encoding cellulase family glycosylhydrolase: MAVLLVFPLTTLCAASGSQPADGRPARLSVRGTEILRPDGNPIHFRGFNLLWWVPPTAQDVVDIKDLGANCVRYQFGYVPSGRFDPRQLRFLKRHVRLFTSQGLWVIPNLHTFHAGGRPGSGNVWNTPDLQQEFLDMWNYVLDLLKDEPFIAAWEPMNEPHDVDRTELAPWYREVIAHFRRKDPRTPIVVEGAQYSGPEELLDYLKLDEPNLIYSFHFYYPHEYTHMLSPESEPLLEYPGKWGKAALAERMSTAVRFRDRHQVPVFCGEWGVRTGAPGYVQWLKDVGSLLEEHKIPWAHWAWAMQRHWPVNDTFDLNRQKTEIYGVVSAILRNALSGDQAKLDHRNATRQAE, encoded by the coding sequence CCGGCCGACGGCAGACCCGCGCGCCTCTCGGTGCGCGGCACCGAGATTCTGAGGCCTGATGGAAACCCGATTCACTTCCGGGGCTTCAACCTGCTCTGGTGGGTTCCCCCGACGGCACAGGACGTCGTCGATATCAAGGACTTGGGCGCCAACTGCGTGCGCTATCAATTTGGCTATGTCCCGTCAGGGCGGTTCGATCCCCGCCAACTCCGTTTCCTCAAGCGGCACGTGCGCTTGTTCACGTCGCAAGGGCTCTGGGTGATTCCCAATCTGCATACGTTCCATGCCGGCGGCCGGCCCGGCAGCGGCAATGTGTGGAACACACCCGACCTGCAGCAGGAGTTCCTGGACATGTGGAACTACGTCCTCGACTTACTGAAGGATGAGCCGTTTATCGCCGCCTGGGAGCCGATGAATGAACCGCACGACGTGGACCGGACGGAACTGGCCCCTTGGTACCGCGAGGTGATCGCCCACTTTCGCCGAAAGGATCCGCGGACGCCGATTGTCGTCGAAGGAGCCCAGTATTCGGGCCCCGAAGAACTCCTCGACTATCTCAAGCTCGACGAGCCCAACCTCATCTACTCATTCCATTTCTACTACCCCCACGAGTACACGCACATGCTGTCGCCGGAGAGCGAGCCGCTGCTCGAATACCCGGGCAAGTGGGGCAAAGCGGCCCTGGCCGAGAGGATGTCGACGGCGGTCCGTTTTCGCGATCGCCATCAGGTGCCGGTCTTCTGCGGGGAATGGGGCGTGAGAACCGGTGCGCCAGGCTACGTGCAGTGGCTCAAGGACGTCGGCAGTCTCCTCGAAGAGCACAAGATTCCGTGGGCGCACTGGGCGTGGGCCATGCAGAGGCACTGGCCGGTCAACGACACATTTGATCTGAACAGGCAGAAAACGGAGATCTATGGCGTGGTGTCGGCGATTCTGAGGAACGCGCTCTCGGGCGATCAGGCAAAACTCGACCACCGCAACGCCACGCGCCAGGCGGAGTAG
- a CDS encoding glycosyl hydrolase family 32 produces the protein MLSIPMTMMVAVLTTAETPEPTFTIRMPSEKIGYPGVEYWGAIDGPDGKTLWSFAIYAGKDAWTIPLRAPAPGTYRLTRVEKRAGDGQTDIELAEISPPQIDVAKARQTEAPSPKTLVEAGEFKRIFAAEEPWCINDHTIVQGPDNTWHLFGITHPKPLDFFKDPGRRLAHATATSLLQDPWQAQPPAVTADWEKYKEYLLWAPHVIRSNSIYYMFVCAGDKDTHKYRIHLLTSPDLKSWMRSPDNPMVVDGFDGRDPMVLRAENQWIMYYTATTTPDGGNHTVVCVTSKDLTHWGDRKVVFIHPNAGSFGGPTESPFVVRRGRHYYLFVCDNDWTHVYLSRDPFHWDIEQRVGRIRSHASEVVRDAEGKWYITHAGWMSGPVSIAPLKWKDDLDETPSSIPPAFK, from the coding sequence ATGCTCTCGATTCCTATGACGATGATGGTTGCCGTTCTCACCACGGCGGAAACGCCGGAACCCACATTCACCATCCGTATGCCGTCAGAGAAGATCGGCTATCCCGGCGTCGAGTATTGGGGCGCTATCGACGGGCCGGACGGAAAGACACTGTGGTCCTTCGCCATCTACGCGGGCAAGGATGCCTGGACCATACCGCTGCGGGCGCCGGCGCCCGGCACCTACCGGCTGACCCGCGTGGAGAAGCGGGCGGGTGACGGGCAAACCGACATCGAGCTTGCGGAGATCTCACCGCCCCAGATCGATGTCGCGAAAGCCCGGCAGACCGAGGCCCCCTCGCCCAAGACCCTGGTGGAGGCCGGAGAGTTCAAGAGAATCTTTGCCGCCGAGGAGCCGTGGTGCATCAACGATCACACCATCGTCCAAGGGCCCGACAACACGTGGCACCTGTTTGGCATCACCCACCCCAAGCCGCTGGATTTCTTCAAGGATCCCGGGCGGCGGCTTGCTCACGCAACCGCGACTTCGCTGCTGCAAGACCCCTGGCAGGCTCAGCCGCCGGCCGTAACTGCCGATTGGGAGAAATACAAGGAATACCTGCTCTGGGCCCCACACGTCATTCGAAGCAACTCGATCTACTACATGTTCGTCTGTGCCGGGGACAAAGACACACACAAGTACCGTATCCATCTGCTGACCTCGCCGGATCTCAAGTCATGGATGCGGTCACCGGACAATCCGATGGTGGTGGATGGATTCGATGGGCGCGATCCGATGGTCCTGCGGGCGGAGAACCAATGGATCATGTACTACACCGCGACAACCACACCTGATGGGGGCAACCACACCGTCGTGTGCGTCACCAGCAAGGATCTGACCCACTGGGGCGACCGCAAGGTTGTCTTCATTCACCCGAATGCGGGATCCTTCGGCGGGCCCACCGAATCCCCCTTTGTGGTCCGGCGAGGCCGGCACTATTACCTGTTCGTATGCGACAACGATTGGACCCATGTCTACCTGTCCCGCGACCCGTTCCATTGGGACATCGAACAGCGCGTCGGACGGATCCGGTCGCACGCCTCGGAGGTCGTCCGCGACGCCGAGGGGAAGTGGTACATCACGCATGCCGGCTGGATGAGCGGACCGGTGTCGATCGCGCCGCTCAAATGGAAGGATGATCTCGACGAAACACCGTCGAGTATCCCGCCCGCCTTCAAGTAA
- a CDS encoding glycosidase, giving the protein MADHDALIERPNEIAPGGNGVFDRYKYPVLTAEHTPIFWRYDLDPQTNPHLMERLGINSVFNPGAIEWDGRILLVARVEGCDRKSFFAVAESPTGVDRFRFRDYPVVLPETADPDINVYDMRLTKHQDGWIYGLFCTERKDPGAPRGDLSSAIAQCGIARTRDLESWQRLDDLRTASPQQRNVVLHPEFVDGKYAFYTRPQDGFIDTGSGGGIGWGLSESIEHAVIGPERIVHDRKYHTVYELKNGLGPAPIKTPDGWLHLAHGVRGTAAGLRYVLYAFMTALDDPARLTHEPGGYLLAPSGEERVGDVSNVTFSCGWVAKSDGRLFIYYASSDTRCHVATTTVERLVDYCLNTPPDPLRSYACVQQRIELIRRNLSLRR; this is encoded by the coding sequence ATGGCCGACCATGATGCCTTGATCGAACGCCCCAATGAAATCGCTCCCGGCGGCAACGGCGTCTTTGATCGTTACAAATACCCCGTGCTCACCGCTGAGCACACGCCGATCTTCTGGCGATACGATCTCGACCCGCAGACCAACCCGCACCTGATGGAACGGCTGGGGATCAATAGTGTGTTCAATCCAGGGGCGATCGAATGGGACGGCCGGATCCTGCTGGTCGCCCGCGTCGAGGGGTGCGATCGCAAGAGCTTCTTCGCCGTTGCGGAGAGCCCGACGGGCGTGGATCGGTTCCGCTTCCGGGACTATCCGGTCGTGCTACCGGAGACTGCTGATCCGGATATCAACGTGTACGACATGCGGCTGACGAAGCATCAGGACGGGTGGATCTACGGTCTGTTCTGCACGGAGCGCAAGGACCCGGGCGCCCCGCGCGGCGATTTGTCCTCCGCAATCGCCCAGTGTGGCATTGCCCGCACACGGGATCTTGAGAGTTGGCAGAGGCTGGATGACCTGCGTACCGCATCGCCCCAGCAGCGCAACGTCGTTCTGCATCCTGAGTTTGTGGACGGCAAATATGCCTTCTATACCCGCCCGCAGGACGGCTTCATCGACACCGGCTCAGGCGGCGGCATCGGTTGGGGGCTGTCGGAGAGCATCGAACATGCGGTCATCGGCCCCGAACGAATCGTGCACGATCGCAAGTACCACACCGTCTACGAGCTCAAGAACGGCCTGGGGCCGGCGCCGATCAAGACGCCGGACGGCTGGCTGCACCTGGCTCATGGCGTGCGAGGAACGGCTGCCGGGCTGCGTTACGTGCTGTATGCGTTCATGACCGCACTTGATGATCCGGCTCGCCTGACCCACGAGCCCGGCGGGTACCTGCTGGCACCGAGCGGTGAGGAACGGGTGGGTGACGTCTCGAACGTGACCTTCTCGTGCGGCTGGGTGGCGAAATCCGACGGGCGGTTGTTCATCTACTACGCCTCCAGCGATACCCGCTGCCACGTGGCAACAACGACGGTTGAGAGACTGGTCGACTATTGCCTTAACACCCCGCCTGATCCGCTCCGTTCTTATGCGTGCGTCCAGCAGCGGATCGAACTCATCCGACGGAATCTGTCCTTGAGGCGGTAA
- a CDS encoding AGE family epimerase/isomerase has product MTPLTDGALAASVRRELLENILPFWRSHSVDAQRGGFVAELSNDLRARPDAAKGLILNARLLWTFSAAYRYTQRAEDRLLARRAYDYLAHHFLDPQHGGYFWELNPDGSVRDGKKKIYGQAFCAYALSECHRTFGEPKALEQAVDVFHRIEEAGHDDRHGGYFETLARDWAPCEDVRLSDKDMNEKKSMNNHLHVLEAYTSLLRARPDAFLADRLRELIDLFERRILNPEKTHLQHFFAEDWTPRSDSYTFGHDIEGSWLLCEAAEALGDEGLLGRVRDVALRMARAVLNEGLDADGGLCYEGRDGRIIDSNREWWPQAEAVVGFFNAWQISGENMFRDAAVRCWQFILNRIVDHAHGEWFWRVSRDGVPDVSMPKVSMWKCPYHNGRCCLEILRRLETGAT; this is encoded by the coding sequence ATGACGCCGCTCACTGACGGCGCATTGGCCGCGTCCGTGCGACGCGAGTTGCTGGAAAACATCCTGCCGTTCTGGCGTTCTCACAGCGTGGACGCGCAACGCGGCGGATTCGTCGCCGAGCTATCCAATGATCTGCGCGCCCGGCCGGATGCGGCGAAGGGCCTGATTCTCAACGCCCGGCTGCTGTGGACGTTCTCGGCGGCTTATCGCTACACGCAACGGGCGGAGGACCGGCTGCTCGCCCGGCGAGCCTATGACTACCTCGCGCATCATTTCCTTGATCCGCAACATGGGGGCTACTTCTGGGAACTCAATCCGGACGGAAGCGTCCGCGATGGCAAGAAGAAGATTTACGGTCAGGCGTTCTGCGCGTACGCCTTGAGCGAGTGCCATCGGACCTTCGGCGAGCCCAAGGCTCTCGAACAGGCGGTCGACGTCTTTCACCGTATCGAGGAGGCCGGCCACGACGACCGACACGGCGGCTACTTCGAGACGCTGGCCCGCGACTGGGCGCCCTGCGAAGACGTGCGACTCAGCGACAAGGACATGAACGAGAAAAAGTCGATGAACAATCACCTCCACGTTCTGGAGGCCTACACGAGCCTGCTGCGAGCGCGGCCGGACGCGTTTCTCGCTGACCGGCTGCGCGAGCTGATCGACCTGTTCGAGCGGCGCATCCTGAACCCCGAAAAGACGCACTTGCAGCATTTCTTTGCCGAGGACTGGACGCCCAGATCCGACAGCTACACTTTCGGTCATGACATCGAGGGCAGTTGGCTGCTATGTGAGGCGGCCGAGGCACTCGGTGATGAAGGACTGTTGGGACGCGTTCGAGACGTCGCCCTGCGAATGGCGAGGGCGGTGTTGAACGAAGGGCTCGATGCCGACGGCGGATTGTGCTACGAGGGTCGAGACGGACGGATCATCGATTCAAACAGGGAATGGTGGCCGCAGGCGGAAGCGGTGGTTGGTTTCTTCAACGCATGGCAAATCAGCGGCGAGAACATGTTTCGTGACGCCGCGGTTCGCTGCTGGCAGTTCATCCTGAACCGGATCGTCGATCACGCCCACGGCGAGTGGTTCTGGCGGGTATCACGTGACGGTGTGCCCGACGTTTCCATGCCCAAGGTGTCCATGTGGAAGTGCCCGTACCACAATGGACGGTGTTGTTTGGAAATCCTGCGCCGCCTTGAGACCGGCGCAACGTGA